TCTTAAttaggaaattaattttggaataagattccaataaaaatattcaaaactattttaacaaatatgtaaaaatgatttctttttttttttttaaaaaaaagaaggtaaAATTGCGTGTGAATAAAGCGAAGGAGGGTGGGGTTTCAGTGACTCATAACATAAAAGGAGTCTTATCCTTATTTCTCCAGATAAGCCTTATcaatatcattaatatttactacacctacttaattttaattaacctAATAATGACGTTATAATCAGGTTTAAGTTACTGAATCCTACGGCTCACATAGGCCACGTGTCCATCGTTCTTTCCTGCAAAATATTGATACCctaaataatacttttatatagatatagtgtgtgtgtgtaattgcTTACAGCATTATTACTCTTTACTTGCTTCATCTTCTGGGATTCTCACGTCGTCATCTCGAAAACAACTGAACAagaactacaaaaaaaaaattatctgcGGGCTGTTGGGGGCGGTTCAGATTTTTATTCCATCTTTGTAAAAGGTGAATTCTCTGTTTCTGTCTGCCTTTTTAATTTACTGTTATTTAATTGGAGTGATgggtttgatttttgttgaTGGGGCGGTTTCGGTTTTTTTGGATGATGATCATGCTGATTTTGATTTAGTTCTGGTGAAATGATGTTCTTCTGCAAGTTAATTTCTTTGTTTAATTGAGATAGATGTTGGTTTCTTAGTGATTCTGTATGTGGGTTGATTTTGGTTAGGTTTTGGAGGCTGGGGTAAATGGTTCTTGGATGTGATTTGGGTGACAGGGATAAAAATAGTAGAGTAAAAATGGATGGTAGCCTGGATTTCATACAATGGGTTGGAGAGGACATGTCGCTGAAGATCCTTATGTGTTTGGAAGACCCTTCTGATCTTGTTCGCACGGGTGCGGTTTCGAGTTCTTGGCGTCAGTTTGGTGAGTTTAATGAAGTTCaattatctcattttttgttgttttcctcACTTGTTTATTTCTGTGTTTATGTTGGATTTCTTGGGGAAAAATTTGGACTTTGTTGTTTATGGTGTGTTCTCAGGAAGTTTTAATGTGTTGACTTACTTtgattttgtgtgtgtattgaCTTTCTTGTATGTGGAATCCTTTTGTTGTATTGTGTCGGATTAAGTGTTGGTTGTTGCATGTGGGAGATCTGGATGACATTTGGATTGTGTGATTAGAGTTACTTTTAAGTTCACATATGGGAAGTGGTGTTCTGCCTTTAATGAGCTGAAAGGGGAGACCGCTGATTTGTTGTACACGAATGGTTATGCTAAGAATATAATGTAGTGATTGGGGGTTGAATTACAGAAACTGACCAACCTACGTCATCAGAACCCGTAACTCAGTGACCATTTTGGAGTTGATTGGATAATTTTCAGCTTATTTACTGTCTTGTATCCTTTTCATAACTGAAGCAATGATTGGTTCACGAATAAGATCAGTATTCggtttcttcatttatttctgTCCTCCTTGTGATGTCAATCTAGGAAACTAAGGCTGCTTGTTTATATACTGAATTGGACTCTTCTGCAGTGATTACACATGGGCTATGTAAGAAACTTTGTTTAAGGATGTTTCCTGAAGCATCAAGTTTCACTCGTGTTATTGAATGTGACCATATGGGTAAAAGTGTGGCAACCGGGACGGATGATTCAGCTGAATGGACCTCTCTGGTGACAGAACACAAAGTGTATGCACTCTTAAGTAGAGGGCTTACAACTTctacaagagaaaaaaattgcatgtcaGATTCAATCTTTGCGTCAAGCACGGATAATTATCCAGAAGAAAGCATCAAGAATACCCTGGAACAAAGTGACAGAGTTAACAACAGGGCAACGTACTGGTCAAGCAAGGGTGAAAGTGATCCTGCCGCTCCTGAGACattgatttataaattgtCTTCACAACTATGTTTGATCACTGAAGTGCACGTCCATCCATTTCAAGGTTGTTCTAGACCAGttaatttttatcctttatgtGACCCCCAACTGATCCCAAAAAAATTGCTATGGACCAGCATATTTTCAGTTTGGCTTCCCTATATACTCAGCCAAGGCTGTAAGATTTCAGATGGGCCACCCGAAGGTTCCTTTGGAGAAGTACAGAGACGAAGTGGACAAATTTCTAGATGAACAAGATCTCTCTGATGACAAGTTTGTGTGGACGTATCATTCTCCAGAATATCCAATGGCTCAGGTGAGTTTTGAGAGGCTTTAAATTTGATTCCGTGGTTCTGACCTAAATTGTCTGTAAAAGAGTTTCATTGttttttagttattgtttCCCAagatttctttctattttcagATTCATATGAAACAAATTATCTACATTACTGGATGCTCCTCAActtggataattttttgtggCCTCCTAGTTTTTAGCTGAAAAATCttcatgattttgttgaaGTTGATAACTATCTAAGTATAACCATCTACTAGTAGTTGAAAGCTTGGATAATTGTTGTTATGGTGTACTGTTTATCTAAATCAAACTTAGTCTTCTTCCTTTCTCTACATCTTCTTTTGCTATGCATGCGTAACAAACACTCAACTGATCTTGTTGATGGTATATAGGAGAATCGGTTGCAAAAGTTTAAGCTGCCAGAGCCTGTCCTTTGCATTGGAGGAATCCTGAAAGTGGAGCTTTTGGGCAGAGTGCAGACTCAAGAAATGGATGGACTCTACTACATATGGTGAGCTATTCTTATCCTTGGTCATTTCTTGAACTAGTAATGCAAATGCCTAACAGCCTTAACGTAGTCCCTGAACTTGTAAGGAGCAACAGGCACGATGATTTCTGAATGCAATTAAGTCTTTTTTTCCATGTGTGACAGCATCAACCATGTTGCCGTTATTGGTAGACCACTCTCTCCACTGTTTGACGTTAAGATGATTGATGAACGGGGAAAATGCACGTTAACGTACAACCCTTACACCTTCAGTTTGAAGCGTGTGGAACTAATAAAAGAAGAATCAAGTAGTCAATCACATTTTCGTAGATTCAGCGAAAGCATAAGGACTTGGGAGCAAGTGATCATCAGCACACTTCGGGGAGCTGGACCTTTGATGATAGACGACAATGATTCTGATCATGAGTACCTTGATTAGTTGCAGGCTTATCAAGTGACATGAGTTCTTTAGATCTATCCACCCTTGAATACCCTTTCTTTCCAATTGTACTCTTTTGTGAGGTGTCATGCTAGCGAGTTGAATGAAACCGTTTGGTGGCGAATGTTTCCAGTTGGTAGGGAATGATAGTGCGTCCTGGGAGGGCAGGAATCATGTCATTTTCAAAGttttgtagaaaatatttttcagaaaatcttagtttgtttgattcttgaattttgattttggatATCAGTTTACAGTTTTTTGTTTCCAACTAAGTTGAGAAATGATGTCGAGGGGGCCCGCCGTGCAAATGAAGTAGAGCGTTTTTGCCCCCATGTCTGTGGCTGAATTGATGATCTCTTCATGTTTGGAAACAATTGTTAGTTGAACTGAACATAGTGAAGAAAGATCCTCCAAACATTGGTTTATGTTGAATGGGATTTCAAAATATGTTCTTCCCTGTTCTCATCATTACTTGCGGTTTTGTTGGGAGTGAAATAGTAGTATTCATGGACGACAATCATAACAGTTATTtaggagagaaaaataatctcttttatatattaattatattttatttaatatatgaatggtgagtagaatatttaaaataaatataatttattatattggtataaaatattgaaagatataatttattatattggtattttaaagttttttttttttgggatggGGAGAGGGATTATATTGacctaaaattgaaatatgagAAATGGTtctgaaataaaattgaaagcaTCGGGCAGCTAAGGGTATTTCAGTCCAAACGGCGTCGTACTTTTTATAAACCCCCGAAAGCTGAAAACTGAAAACCCTCTAATCTCACTCATTTTATGCAATTCTCCATTTGGTGGCGCATCCCCTTATCCCTCCGCCGTCCTCCTCCGCCCTCTTTCTCACTCTGCCGCCGCTTCTTCTTTCCAATGGGAGATTCTCCTGCCGGCGCTAAGGCTAAGCCTAATTCGAACTCCGCTCCACCAGCCTACTCCAAGGATGAAGCATATCTCCAATCTGTCATTCAGAAACGCATTGCGCTTTTCGaatccataaaaaatcaaCAGAATCTCAGTCGCCTCGCGCTTTCTCCCGACCAAATCCAGTTATTTCCATTAGCTATTTCTTTGGCGTTATTTACTCTTTCCTCTGTTTTTTCCCccgaaaatttgattttcaatttggttgatttcttgaaaataggATTACATTGCCGGACGGTAAAGTGAAGGAAGGCAAGAAATGGAACACCACGCCTTTCGATGTCGCGAAGGAGATATCCAAGAGCTTGGCGTCGAACGCCCTGATTTCAAAGGTGAACGGGGTTTTGTGGGATATGAACCGGCCTTTGGAAGGCGATTGCAAGCTTGAGCTTTTCACATTCGATACTGATGAAGGCCGTGATACCTTTTGGCATTCGAGTGCGCACATTCTCGGCGAGGTAAAAGTtatgaatttgatgaatttttcagtaaaatatgatattgttTGATTATGATCTTAATGGTTTGATTGGTTTTGCGGATTTTTCCAGTCGTTGGAGCAGACATATGGATGCCGATTATGTATCGGGCCATGCACCACTAGAGGGGAGGTGAAATTTTAGGCTTCTGCT
This region of Sesamum indicum cultivar Zhongzhi No. 13 linkage group LG4, S_indicum_v1.0, whole genome shotgun sequence genomic DNA includes:
- the LOC105160512 gene encoding F-box protein At4g00755-like isoform X1 — its product is MVLGCDLGDRDKNSRVKMDGSLDFIQWVGEDMSLKILMCLEDPSDLVRTGAVSSSWRQFVITHGLCKKLCLRMFPEASSFTRVIECDHMGKSVATGTDDSAEWTSLVTEHKVYALLSRGLTTSTREKNCMSDSIFASSTDNYPEESIKNTLEQSDRVNNRATYWSSKGESDPAAPETLIYKLSSQLCLITEVHVHPFQAYFQFGFPIYSAKAVRFQMGHPKVPLEKYRDEVDKFLDEQDLSDDKFVWTYHSPEYPMAQENRLQKFKLPEPVLCIGGILKVELLGRVQTQEMDGLYYICINHVAVIGRPLSPLFDVKMIDERGKCTLTYNPYTFSLKRVELIKEESSSQSHFRRFSESIRTWEQVIISTLRGAGPLMIDDNDSDHEYLD
- the LOC105160512 gene encoding F-box protein At4g00755-like isoform X2: MDGSLDFIQWVGEDMSLKILMCLEDPSDLVRTGAVSSSWRQFVITHGLCKKLCLRMFPEASSFTRVIECDHMGKSVATGTDDSAEWTSLVTEHKVYALLSRGLTTSTREKNCMSDSIFASSTDNYPEESIKNTLEQSDRVNNRATYWSSKGESDPAAPETLIYKLSSQLCLITEVHVHPFQAYFQFGFPIYSAKAVRFQMGHPKVPLEKYRDEVDKFLDEQDLSDDKFVWTYHSPEYPMAQENRLQKFKLPEPVLCIGGILKVELLGRVQTQEMDGLYYICINHVAVIGRPLSPLFDVKMIDERGKCTLTYNPYTFSLKRVELIKEESSSQSHFRRFSESIRTWEQVIISTLRGAGPLMIDDNDSDHEYLD